GGAAACCGATCGCGCCGTAATATTCGACGCCGTCGATATCGAACGCGCGCGGCGGCAGTCGCAAAGGCTCCAGCAGTTCTTTGGGAAATTGCCCCTGGAAGGCGATGTTGTGGATGCTGACGATCGTCGCCGGCCGCGGCCGCTCCGCGTAATGCATATAGGCCGGCGCGAGCGCCGCCTGCCAGTCATGCGCATGCACGACGTCGGGCGCAAATTCATCGAGCGCGCCGAGCCCGACCTGCGCGCCGGCCCAGGCGAGCGCCGCGAAGCGGAAGGCGTTGTCGGGATAATCGGCGCCGTCCGGTCCCGTATAAAGTCCGCCTTCGCGCGCATAAAGATGCGGCGCGATCAATGTATAGATCGCGACTCCATTATGCCGCGCCGCGTGAATCCAGGCCGGGCCGCCGAAGAGATCTTCGAATTCAAGAACCGTTTCGCCCGCATGTAATACGCCGAGAACCTCGGGATAGCCCGGAATGAGCGTGCGCAGCTCGATGTTTTCGGCGGCGAGCGCATGCGGCAGCGCGCCGACGACATCGGCGAGCCCGCCGGTCTTGACGAAGGGCGCCATTTCCGAAGCGATGGCGAGCGCGCGCAGCGAACTCATGCGCAGAGCCTGTCGATCATCGGCTGGGTGATGAGACAGATTCCGCCCTCGGTGCGGCGGAACCGCGCGGCGTCGAACTCCGGGTCCTCCCCGACGATAAGGCCCTGCGGAATCTGCACGCCGCGGTCAACGACGACATTGGTCAGTCGCGCCGAGCGGCCGACGTCGACATAGGGCAAGACCACGGCGTTCTCGACGGTCGCGTAGGAATTCACGCGCACGCCGGTAAAGAGCAGCGTTCGGCGCAGCGTCGAGCCGGAAACGATGCAGCCGCCGGAGACGAGCGAGGACAGCGCCTGTCCGCGCCGTCCGACTTGATCATGCACGAATTTTGCCGGCGGGGTGATTTCGGCATATGTCCAGATCGGCCAGTTGCGATCGTAAAGATCGAGCTGCGGCGTGAAGTCGGTGAGATCGATGTTGGCGGCCCAATAGGCGTCCACCGTGCCGACGTCGCGCCAATAGGCGTTCGGCTCACTCGCCGCGCGCACGCAGGAGCGCTCGAAATGATGCGCGACCGCCTTGCCTTGCGAGACGATGTAGGGGATCAAATCCTTGCCGAAATCATGCGTCGAGCGGGCGTCGGCGGCGTCGCGGCGCAGCTGCTCGTAAAGGAACTTCGCCTCGAACACATAGATGCCCATGCTGACGAGGGCGCGGTCGGGATGTCCCGGCATCGCCGGCGGATCGCTGGGCTTTTCGATGAACGACATGATCCGGTCATTCTCGTCGACATGCATGACGCCGAAGCCCGACGCCTCGGCGCGCGGAACTTCGAGACAGCCGATCGTCACGTCGGCGCCATGATCGACATGCTGCTGCAGCATGGGTTCGTAATCCATTTTGTAGACGTGATCGCCCGCGAGCAGCACGATATATTTTGGATCATAGCTCTCGACGATGTCGAGGTTCTGATAGACCGCGTCCGCCGTGCCGAGATACCAGTGATCTTCCGAAACGCGCTGGCTCGCCGGCAGAATGTCAAAGCTCTCATTGCGCTCGGTGCGAAAGAAGCTCCAGCCGCGCTGCAAATGGCGGATGAGGCTGTGCGCCTTGTACTGCGTTGCGACGCAAATGCGTCTGATGCCGGAGTTAAGCGCATTGGAGAGCGCGAAGTCGATGATGCGCGACTTGCCGCCGAAATAAACCGCGGGCTTGGCGCGCCTGTCGGTCAATTCCATCAGCCGCGCGCCGCGGCCGCCGGCAAGGACATAGGCCATGGCGTGGCGCGCGAGGGGCGGATTTTCAAAGGCGGACATCGCCACTTCCCATCAAGCCGACGAGCCTATCATCTGGTGAATGGCGTAACTTCGCCCTCATGCTGAGGAGCCTGCGAAGCAGGCGTGTCGAAGCGCGAGGGCGAAGCTTGTCGCTTCTCGGAGGTTCCTCGTCCTTCGAGACGGCCCTTTCGGGCCTCCTCAGGATGAGGAAACCCCTGCCCCAGTCTCTTGAAGCGGACATCTTCATCGTCTCACTCGATTCGATATTCATTCTAGTTCATCGCTTTCGAATGCGAAGAAGAGAGTCGACAGCGGCGGCAGAAGAATCTCGGCGCTCGCGGGAAAATCGCGGAACGCTTCGGCGCGCGCATGAATGGCGCCGAGATTGCCAAGTCCCGAGCCGCCATAGACTGCAGCGTCGGAATTGACGCGTTCACGCCAGCGTCCCGCGCGCGGCAAGCCGAGCCTGTAGGCATTGCGCGTCACCGGCGTGAAATTCGATATGACAACGATCGCGCGGGAACGATCCGCGCCAAAACGCGCGAAGGCAAATACCGAGCTCTCCGCGTCATCCGCGACGATCCACTGAAAGCCTTCGGCCTCGCAGTCGCGCGCATAGAGCGCCTCGTAATCGCGATAGATGCGGTTGAGATCGCGGATGAACGCCTGAAGTCCCCGATGCGGCGGAAAATCGAGCAGGCGCCAGTCGAGGCTGCTCGCAAAATTCCATTCGCCCGTCTGGCCGAATTCCTGGCCCATGAACAGGAGCTTCTTGCCGGGATGGCCCCACATGAATCCGTAATAGGCGCGGGCGGTCGCGAAACGGCGCCATTCGTCGCCGGGAATTTTGCCGACGACCGAACCCTTGCCGTGCACGACCTCGTCGTGTGAGATCGGCAGCACAAAATTTTCGGTGAAGGCGTAGAGCAGACCGAAGGTGAGTTCGTTATGACGCCATTTGCGATGGACGGGGTCGGACGAGAGATAGCGCAGCGTATCGTTCATCCACCCCATATTCCATTTGAAGCCGAAGCCGAGTCCGCCCGCATATGTCGGCCGCGTCACGCCGGCCCAGGCGGTCGATTCCTCGGCGATGGTCACGACGCCGGGATAGAGCGCGTAGACGAGTTCATTGAACTTTTGAAGAAAGGCGACGGCGTCGCGATTGTCATTGGAGCCGTCGGGATTGGGCGACCATTCGCCCGGCTTGCGCGAATAATCGAGATAGAGCATCGAGGCGACCGCGTCGACGCGCAGCCCGTCGATGTGGAAGCGATCGAGCCAATAGAGCGCGCTGGCGATGAGAAAATTCGCTACCTCGCGACGCCCGTAATCGTAGATCGCCGTGTTCCAGTCAGGATGAAAACCGCGCTTGGGATCGGCATGCTCATAGAGCGGCCCGCCGTCAAATTGCGCAAGGCCATGTTCATCGGTCGGAAAATGCGCCGGCGCCCAGTCGAGAATGACGCTGAGGCCGGCCTGATGCGCGCGGTCGATGAAGCGGCGAAAGCCATAGGAATCGCCATGCCGCCGCGTCGGCGCGAAGAGCCCGATGGGCTGATAGCCCCAGGAGGCGTCGAGCGGATGTTCATTGATCGGCATCAGCTCGATATGGGTGAAGCCGAGATCGACGACATAGGGCACGAGCTGATCGGCAAGCTCGTCATAGGTCAGGAAGCGTCCGTCTTCGCCGCGTCGCCATGACGGCAGATGAACTTCATAAATCGACATCGGCGAACGGCGCGGGTCAACTTCGGCGCGCGCGCGCATGTGGGCCTCGTCGCCCCAGTGATAGGGCGCGTTCGACGCGACGACGGACGCCGTCGAGGGGCGAAGCTCCGCCTCGAAGCCGAGCGGGTCCGATTTGAGCGGCAAGAGTTCGCCATGGCGCCCGATGATTTCATATTTGTAATTCGCGCCGGCGCCGACGCCGGGAATGAAGATCTCCCAGACGCCGCTGTCGATCCGCTTGCGCATCTGCGCGCGGCGGCCGTCCCATTGGTTGAAATCGCCGACGACGGAGACGCGCCTGGCGTTCGGCGCCCAGACGGCGAAATGGGTTCCTTCGACGCCCTCATGCGTCAGCACATGCGCGCCAAGCTTTTCGTAGAGCTTCTTATGGGCGCCCTCGACGAACAGATGGTCGTCCGTGGGACCAAGCACCGGAGAAAATGCGTAAGGGTCGGCGAATTCCCATTGATCTGCGTCATTCGCCGCGCGCAACCGATACGACGCGCCCGCCTTCAACGGCGTCACCCCTTCGAAGAAGCCATCGGCGTCAACGCGGCCCAGCGGCGCGATCACGCCGCCGTCGGGCGCAATCGCCTCCACTCTCGTCGCGCCTGGAACGAAGGCGCGGATCACGTAGCCCGCGGGCGTTTCATGCAGGCCGAGCACTGCGAACGGATCGCCGTGACGCGCGCCGAGGATGGCGTCGATGTCGTTTGCGGAAGCGCGCCAGTCAGCTTCGGTCATTTCGTTCATTCAAGCGAGCCCTCCTTCTCCCGCTTGCGGGAGAAGGCGTCATGCGAAGCATGACGGATGAGGGAAATTGCAAGCGCCCTCACCCGACCCGGCTTCGCCGGGCCACCCTCTCCCGTCTTACGGGAGAGGGAATGCGCGAACTAATTTGCTCAATGGAAGTTAGCATCGCTGAAGGCGCCGCGACAGTGAAAATGCGCGCGCCTCCTCGTCGAGGGCCTGCCTTACACCGCCACATTCCAGATCTCTTGCGCATATTCGCGGATCGTGCGGTCGGAGGAAAACCATGCCACCCGCGCCGTGTTGAGAATGCTCGACCGCCGCCACGCCTTCTGATCTCGCCAGCGCGCGTCGACGCGGCGCTGCGCCTCCCAATAGGCGTCGAAGTCCTTCGCGACCAGAAAATGATCGTAATAGGTCAGCGTATCGACAAGCTGCGCGTAGCGGTGCGGATCGTCGGGCGAAAAGACGCCGCCAGCGATGGCCCGCAGCGCCTCGGCGAGACGCGGACTGGCGGCGATCGTCTCGCGCGCGTCGATGCCCTTGGCGCGGCATTCCTCCACCTCCCGAGCCGTGAGGCCGAAGATGAAAATATTGTCGTCGCCGACGCGCTCCCGGATTTCGACATTGGCGCCGTCCAGCGTGCCGATGGTGAGCGCGCCGTTGAGCGCGAATTTCATATTGCCGGTGCCGGACGCCTCCATGCCGGCGGTCGAAATCTGCTCGGAAAGATCGGCCGCCGGAATGATCGTCTCGGCGAGGCTTACATTGTAGTTCGGCAGGAACACGATCTTCAAAAGGCCGCGCGTCGCCGGATCGGCGTTCACGACCTTCGCCACATCGTTCGCGAGCTTGATGATGAGCTTGGCCTGATGATAGCTCGCCGCCGCCTTGCCGGCGAAGATCTTCACCCGCGGCGCGAATTCGCGCGCCGGCTGCGCAATGATGTCCTGATAGAAAGCGACGGCTTCAAGCACGTTCAAAAGCTGGCGCTTATATTCATGGATCCGCTTGATCTGCGCGTCGAAGAGCGCCGCAGGATCGACTCTGACGCCGACGCGCTCGAAGACTGTCGTTGCGAGGCGCGCCTTGTTCTCGCGCTTGGCCGCCGCAAATCGGTTCTGGAACTCGACGTCGTCGGCGAATTTCTCGAGTTCGATCAGTCTTTCCGGCTCATCGAAAACGCCCGCGCCGATCGTGTCGGCGAGCAATCGCGACAGCGGCGGATTGGCCTCGAGCAGCCAGCGGCGGAAGGTGACGCCATTCGTCTTGTTGACGATGCGGTCGGGGTAGAGCCGATGGAAATCCTTGAACACCGTCTCCTTGACCAGCGCGCTATGCAGCGCCGAGACGCCATTCACCTTATGCGAACCCAGAAACGCCAGATGGCCCATACGGACATGCCGTCCGTTACGTTCGTCGATGAGCGACACTGAGGAGAGCGTCGCCGCGTCGCTCGCGCCCTTCTCACGCAGTAGGTCGAGGTGCATGGCGTTGATGAGATAGATGATCTGCATGTGGCGCGGCAGCAACCGCTCCATCAGCTGCACCGGCCAGGTTTCGAGCGCTTCCGGCAATAGCGTGTGATTGGTGTAGGAGAAGGTCGCCTGGGTGATGCGCCAAGCCTCCTTCCATCCAACGCCGTGGACGTCGACGAGCAGCCGCATCAGCTCGGCGACGCCGATCGCCGGATGCGTGTCGTTGAGCTGGATCGCCACCTTGTCGGCGAGTCTGCGGATGTCGCCGGTCTGCCTCATGTGACGGCGGATCAGATCCTGCAGCGACGCCGAGGCGAAGAAATATTCCTGCCGCAGCCGCAGCTCCTGTCCCGCGGGCGTCGAGTCGCTTGGATAAAGAACTTTGGAGATCGCTTCGGCGCGCGCCTGCTCCGATTGCGCCCCCACGTGATCGCCCTGGTTGAAGGCGTCGAGGCGCAGCGCGTCGGGCGCTCTCGCCGACCACAGCCGCAGCGTGTTGACATGTTTGCCGCGCCACCCGACGACGGGCGTGTCATAGGCGACGGCGACGATGGTTTCGCCCGGCCGCCACACATGCGCCAGCATGCCGTCGGCGAGGCGCGAACTTTCGATATGGCCGAAAAAGCCGACGTCATAGGTGATTTCCGGCCGCGGGAATTGCCAGGAATTGCCGAAGGAGAGCCAGTCTTCGGGATATTCGTGCTGCCAGCCGTCCTTGAGCGTCTGGCGGAACAGGCCGTGGTCGTAGCGAATGCCGTATCCCATGGCGGCGATTTCGAGAGTCGCCATGCTGTCCATGAAACAGGCGGCGAGGCGCCCGAGGCCGCCATTGCCGAGCGCCGCATCCGGCTCCAGCGCGCGCAGCATGTCGAGGTCGACGCCAAGTTCGGCGAGCGCGTCGCGCATCGCCTCGGTCAGGCCGAGATTGGTCAGCGTGTCGATGAGCAGACGGCCAATGAGAAATTCGAGCGAGAGATAATAAACGCGACGCCGGTCTTCCCGATAATTGCGCTTCGTCGACGCGAGCCAAGAAGGTACGAGCCGGTCGCGGGTCGCAAGCGCGGTCGCGACGAACCAGTCGCGCGGACTGGCGTCGGCGTTGTCCTTGCCGACCGTATAAGTGAGGCGCCGTTGCACGTCGTCGCGCAGCGCGGCGACGACGGCCTTGTGAGCGGCCTCGGTCGGGTCAAAAGCGTTCAAGGCGATCCTTTCGCGACGGACCGGATTTCCGGTCCAAGACATGTCTCAGAAGGGCATGTCTCAGAAGGACATGTCTCAGAAGCGGCTGTTTTAGGTAGAATTGGAATTTGGCGCTACCGCGCCAGGTCGGCGCCTGAAGTTGAGGCGCCGAGAGCTGCTCATCGAACCTCAAAGGTGAGGGCGCGGTTTTCCGCCTGATCCGCTTCGCCGTGGGATGCGACGAGGCGGCGCCCGCCAACGCCCTGACCCTCGAGATACCCCATCGCCGCCTCCGCGCGCCGCTGCGCCAGCGCGTCATTGGGCGCTTTGGCGGCGGAACCGCGAACGTGGCCGCTGATCTCGATCGTCGCGTATTCCGGGCACCGGCGAATGACCGCCGCCGCCTTGTCGAGCGCGCGCGCCGACGAAGACATCAGCCGCGCGCTGCCTTTGGCAAAGGCGAGTTCGCCCGGAGTCGACGATTGTTCAAGCGCCGCTTTGCAATCG
This window of the Methylocystis hirsuta genome carries:
- a CDS encoding glycogen/starch/alpha-glucan phosphorylase produces the protein MNAFDPTEAAHKAVVAALRDDVQRRLTYTVGKDNADASPRDWFVATALATRDRLVPSWLASTKRNYREDRRRVYYLSLEFLIGRLLIDTLTNLGLTEAMRDALAELGVDLDMLRALEPDAALGNGGLGRLAACFMDSMATLEIAAMGYGIRYDHGLFRQTLKDGWQHEYPEDWLSFGNSWQFPRPEITYDVGFFGHIESSRLADGMLAHVWRPGETIVAVAYDTPVVGWRGKHVNTLRLWSARAPDALRLDAFNQGDHVGAQSEQARAEAISKVLYPSDSTPAGQELRLRQEYFFASASLQDLIRRHMRQTGDIRRLADKVAIQLNDTHPAIGVAELMRLLVDVHGVGWKEAWRITQATFSYTNHTLLPEALETWPVQLMERLLPRHMQIIYLINAMHLDLLREKGASDAATLSSVSLIDERNGRHVRMGHLAFLGSHKVNGVSALHSALVKETVFKDFHRLYPDRIVNKTNGVTFRRWLLEANPPLSRLLADTIGAGVFDEPERLIELEKFADDVEFQNRFAAAKRENKARLATTVFERVGVRVDPAALFDAQIKRIHEYKRQLLNVLEAVAFYQDIIAQPAREFAPRVKIFAGKAAASYHQAKLIIKLANDVAKVVNADPATRGLLKIVFLPNYNVSLAETIIPAADLSEQISTAGMEASGTGNMKFALNGALTIGTLDGANVEIRERVGDDNIFIFGLTAREVEECRAKGIDARETIAASPRLAEALRAIAGGVFSPDDPHRYAQLVDTLTYYDHFLVAKDFDAYWEAQRRVDARWRDQKAWRRSSILNTARVAWFSSDRTIREYAQEIWNVAV
- the glgB gene encoding 1,4-alpha-glucan branching protein GlgB, whose amino-acid sequence is MTEADWRASANDIDAILGARHGDPFAVLGLHETPAGYVIRAFVPGATRVEAIAPDGGVIAPLGRVDADGFFEGVTPLKAGASYRLRAANDADQWEFADPYAFSPVLGPTDDHLFVEGAHKKLYEKLGAHVLTHEGVEGTHFAVWAPNARRVSVVGDFNQWDGRRAQMRKRIDSGVWEIFIPGVGAGANYKYEIIGRHGELLPLKSDPLGFEAELRPSTASVVASNAPYHWGDEAHMRARAEVDPRRSPMSIYEVHLPSWRRGEDGRFLTYDELADQLVPYVVDLGFTHIELMPINEHPLDASWGYQPIGLFAPTRRHGDSYGFRRFIDRAHQAGLSVILDWAPAHFPTDEHGLAQFDGGPLYEHADPKRGFHPDWNTAIYDYGRREVANFLIASALYWLDRFHIDGLRVDAVASMLYLDYSRKPGEWSPNPDGSNDNRDAVAFLQKFNELVYALYPGVVTIAEESTAWAGVTRPTYAGGLGFGFKWNMGWMNDTLRYLSSDPVHRKWRHNELTFGLLYAFTENFVLPISHDEVVHGKGSVVGKIPGDEWRRFATARAYYGFMWGHPGKKLLFMGQEFGQTGEWNFASSLDWRLLDFPPHRGLQAFIRDLNRIYRDYEALYARDCEAEGFQWIVADDAESSVFAFARFGADRSRAIVVISNFTPVTRNAYRLGLPRAGRWRERVNSDAAVYGGSGLGNLGAIHARAEAFRDFPASAEILLPPLSTLFFAFESDELE
- the glgC gene encoding glucose-1-phosphate adenylyltransferase translates to MSAFENPPLARHAMAYVLAGGRGARLMELTDRRAKPAVYFGGKSRIIDFALSNALNSGIRRICVATQYKAHSLIRHLQRGWSFFRTERNESFDILPASQRVSEDHWYLGTADAVYQNLDIVESYDPKYIVLLAGDHVYKMDYEPMLQQHVDHGADVTIGCLEVPRAEASGFGVMHVDENDRIMSFIEKPSDPPAMPGHPDRALVSMGIYVFEAKFLYEQLRRDAADARSTHDFGKDLIPYIVSQGKAVAHHFERSCVRAASEPNAYWRDVGTVDAYWAANIDLTDFTPQLDLYDRNWPIWTYAEITPPAKFVHDQVGRRGQALSSLVSGGCIVSGSTLRRTLLFTGVRVNSYATVENAVVLPYVDVGRSARLTNVVVDRGVQIPQGLIVGEDPEFDAARFRRTEGGICLITQPMIDRLCA